Proteins co-encoded in one Malus sylvestris chromosome 7, drMalSylv7.2, whole genome shotgun sequence genomic window:
- the LOC126628159 gene encoding malate dehydrogenase [NADP], chloroplastic-like isoform X1, with the protein MAVAELSTPSYTKTHLFQLSQLSSLPTHLHSHRRVAFRPLPHTRNARICCSVAPNQVQAPAAPAQTEDPKNKPECFGVFCLTYDLQAEEETKSWKKLINIAVSGAAGMISNHLLFKLASGEVFGPDQPIALKLLGSERSFQALEGVAMELEDSLFPLLREVSIGIDPYEVFQDVEWALLIGAKPRGPGMERADLLDLNGQIFVEQGKALNAVASHNVKVIVVGNPCNTNALICLKNAPNIPAKNFHALTRLDENRAKCQLALKAGVFYDKVSNVTIWGNHSTTQVPDFLNARINGLPVKEVIKDHKWLEEEFTELIQKRGGLLIKKWGRSSAASTAMSIADAIKSLVTPTPEGDWFSSAVYTNGNPYGIAEDLVFSMPCRSKGDGDYELVKDIQFDDYLRKRIKKSEAELLAEKRCVAHLTGQGIAVCDLPEDTMLPGEM; encoded by the exons ATGGCAGTAGCTGAGCTATCAACACCTTCATACACCAAGACCCACCTTTTTCAATTATCCCAGCTCTCATCCTTACCGACCCATCTCCACTCTCACCGCCGTGTCGCTTTTCGGCCGCTCCCTCACACTCGAAATGCCAGAATCTGTTGCTCTGTTGCACCCAA TCAAGTTCAAGCTCCAGCAGCTCCAGCGCAAACCGAAGACCCGAAGAACAAGCCTGAGTGCTTCGGCGTGTTCTGCCTCACCTATGATCTCCAAGCT GAAGAAGAGACAAAATCAtggaagaaattaattaatattgcaGTCTCAGGTGCAGCTGGGATGATATCTAATCATCTGCTCTTTAAA CTTGCGTCAGGTGAGGTTTTTGGGCCAGACCAACCTATTGCGTTGAAACTATTGGGATCTGAAAGGTCCTTCCAAGCTCTTGAAG GAGTGGCTATGGAATTGGAGGATTCTCTATTTCCGTTGTTGCGGGAGGTGAGCATTGGCATTGATCCATATGAGGTTTTCCAAGATGTAGAATGGGCTCTTTTAATAGGAGCAAAGCCTCGAGGTCCTGGAATGGAAAGAGCAGACTTGTTGGATCTGAATGGGCAGATTTTTGTTGAGCAG GGAAAAGCACTTAATGCTGTTGCATCACATAATGTCAAAGTGATAGTAGTTGGAAACCCTTGTAACACGAA TGCACTCATCTGTTTGAAAAATGCTCCAAACATACCTGCAAAGAATTTTCATGCTTTAACACGGCTGGATGAAAATAGAGCAAAATGTCAG CTAGCCCTCAAAGCAGGTGTCTTCTATGATAAAGTGTCAAACGTGACCATCTGGGGAAACCACTCAACCACCCAG GTGCCAGACTTCTTAAATGCTAGAATTAATGGCTTGCCGGTCAAAGAGGTCATCAAGGATCACAAATGGTTAGAGGAAGAATTTACCGAACTTATCCAGAAG AGAGGAGGTCTGCTCATCAAGAAATGGGGAAGATCGTCTGCTGCATCAACTGCCATGTCAATTGCAGATGCCATAAAGTCTTTGGTTACTCCTACCCCAGAGGGCGATTGGTTTTCATCTGCA GTTTACACAAATGGAAATCCCTATGGTATAGCAGAGGATTTAGTATTCAGTATGCCATGCAGATCTAAA GGAGACGGCGACTATGAACTTGTAAAGGACATACAATTTGATGACTATCTTCGCAAGCGAATAAAAAAG AGCGAAGCTGAGTTACTAGCTGAGAAAAGATGCGTCGCTCACCTTACTGGGCAG GGTATCGCTGTGTGTGATTTACCCGAGGATACTATGCTTCCTGGAGAGATGTAA
- the LOC126628159 gene encoding malate dehydrogenase [NADP], chloroplastic-like isoform X2, translated as MSWEVTRAVICCHIIDDLLTGACKEEETKSWKKLINIAVSGAAGMISNHLLFKLASGEVFGPDQPIALKLLGSERSFQALEGVAMELEDSLFPLLREVSIGIDPYEVFQDVEWALLIGAKPRGPGMERADLLDLNGQIFVEQGKALNAVASHNVKVIVVGNPCNTNALICLKNAPNIPAKNFHALTRLDENRAKCQLALKAGVFYDKVSNVTIWGNHSTTQVPDFLNARINGLPVKEVIKDHKWLEEEFTELIQKRGGLLIKKWGRSSAASTAMSIADAIKSLVTPTPEGDWFSSAVYTNGNPYGIAEDLVFSMPCRSKGDGDYELVKDIQFDDYLRKRIKKSEAELLAEKRCVAHLTGQGIAVCDLPEDTMLPGEM; from the exons GAAGAAGAGACAAAATCAtggaagaaattaattaatattgcaGTCTCAGGTGCAGCTGGGATGATATCTAATCATCTGCTCTTTAAA CTTGCGTCAGGTGAGGTTTTTGGGCCAGACCAACCTATTGCGTTGAAACTATTGGGATCTGAAAGGTCCTTCCAAGCTCTTGAAG GAGTGGCTATGGAATTGGAGGATTCTCTATTTCCGTTGTTGCGGGAGGTGAGCATTGGCATTGATCCATATGAGGTTTTCCAAGATGTAGAATGGGCTCTTTTAATAGGAGCAAAGCCTCGAGGTCCTGGAATGGAAAGAGCAGACTTGTTGGATCTGAATGGGCAGATTTTTGTTGAGCAG GGAAAAGCACTTAATGCTGTTGCATCACATAATGTCAAAGTGATAGTAGTTGGAAACCCTTGTAACACGAA TGCACTCATCTGTTTGAAAAATGCTCCAAACATACCTGCAAAGAATTTTCATGCTTTAACACGGCTGGATGAAAATAGAGCAAAATGTCAG CTAGCCCTCAAAGCAGGTGTCTTCTATGATAAAGTGTCAAACGTGACCATCTGGGGAAACCACTCAACCACCCAG GTGCCAGACTTCTTAAATGCTAGAATTAATGGCTTGCCGGTCAAAGAGGTCATCAAGGATCACAAATGGTTAGAGGAAGAATTTACCGAACTTATCCAGAAG AGAGGAGGTCTGCTCATCAAGAAATGGGGAAGATCGTCTGCTGCATCAACTGCCATGTCAATTGCAGATGCCATAAAGTCTTTGGTTACTCCTACCCCAGAGGGCGATTGGTTTTCATCTGCA GTTTACACAAATGGAAATCCCTATGGTATAGCAGAGGATTTAGTATTCAGTATGCCATGCAGATCTAAA GGAGACGGCGACTATGAACTTGTAAAGGACATACAATTTGATGACTATCTTCGCAAGCGAATAAAAAAG AGCGAAGCTGAGTTACTAGCTGAGAAAAGATGCGTCGCTCACCTTACTGGGCAG GGTATCGCTGTGTGTGATTTACCCGAGGATACTATGCTTCCTGGAGAGATGTAA